The proteins below are encoded in one region of Equus przewalskii isolate Varuska chromosome 1, EquPr2, whole genome shotgun sequence:
- the REC8 gene encoding meiotic recombination protein REC8 homolog isoform X1: MFYYPSVLQRHTGCFATIWLAATRGSRLVKREYLKVNVVKTCEEILNYVLARVQPPQPGLPRPRFSLYLSAQLQIGVIRVYFQQCQYLVEDIQHILERLHRAQLQIRIDMVEPELPSLLLPNRLTMMETLEDAPDPFFGMMSVDPRLPSPFRIPQIRHLLEAVSPERVLEEIPPEVPPEPRKPERVPVTVVSPEAITLLEAEPIRILHIEGERDLPEISRRELDLLVAEEGEAILLEEPKEEPRALEPEAIVPPLSPTALAELERAVEPLPSEVPAPEELKLAVWEPAVPLPEVTPPLEVRLPPPVSPERRRPPVAPPPRSPPRRRRRRLLFWDKETQISREKFQEQMQIRAHCWECPMVQPPERTITSPGELFRTPTHSGRLPPELLAFWTHCAQPPPRALRRRPPLEPEEEAAERELVAEEERRKPETPSDIEVLREALEPSGPLMVSAAELSLEAAEEEARISLVPPEERWAWAEVEQPEVPALPVVPELPEVPVEMPLELPLEPEMLSLEAVHRAVALELQAKRAPDFSSLVPPLSPRRMAARVFYLLLVLAAQQILHVEQEKPYGRLLIQPGPRFHCG; the protein is encoded by the exons ATGTTCTACTATCCCAGCGTGCTTCAGCGCCACACCGGCTGCTTCGCCACCATCTG GCTGGCTGCGACGCGCGGCAGCCGGTTGGTGAAGCGCGAATACCTGAAGGTGAACGTGGTGAAGACGTG CGAGGAAATCCTCAATTATGTGCTGGCCCGAGTGCAGCCCCCGCAGCCCGGCCTGCCGCGGCCCCGCTTCTCCCTCTACCTCTCAGCCCAGCTCCAGATCGGCGTGATCCGGGTCTACTTTCAACAATGCCAGTACCTCGTAG AGGACATCCAGCACATCCTCGAGCGCCTGCACCGTGCCCAGCTGCAGATCCGCATTGATATGGTGGAGCCTGAGCT ACCCAGCCTGCTGCTTCCTAACCGCCTGACCATGATGGAGACTCTGGAAGATGCTCCAGACCCCTTCTTTGGGATGATGTCGGTGGATCCCAGACTTCCTAGCCCCTTCAGGATCCCTCAG ATTCGACATCTCTTAGAGGCTGTGAGCCCAGAGAGAGTTCTTGAGGAGATCCCTCCTGAAGTCCCTCCAGAGCCTAGGAAGCCAG AAAGGGTCCCGGTCACTGTGGTGTCTCCCGAGGCCATCACCCTCCTGGAGGCGGAGCCCATACGCATTCTGCACATTGAA GGTGAACGGGACCTCCCAGAGATCAGCCGCCGAGAGTTGGACCTGCTGGTTGCTGAGGAAGGCGAAGCTATCTTGTTAGAGG AGCCCAAGGAGGAGCCCCGGGCCCTGGAGCCGGAAGCCATAGTCCCTCCGCTCTCACCCACAGCTCTTGCAGA GTTGGAAAGGGCAGTAGAGCCCCTTCCAAGCGAGGTCCCAGCCCCTGAGGAGCTGAAGCTGGCAGTCTGGGAGCCTGCGGTCCCACTTCCTG AGGTGACCCCCCCGCTGGAGGTGCGTCTGCCGCCCCCAGTCAGCCCAGAG CGGAGGAGGCCCCCAGTCGCCCCACCTCCAAGGAGTCcacctcgccgccgccgccgccggttACTGTTCTGGGACAAGGAGACTCAGATCTCCCGGGAGAAATTCCAGGAACAAATGCAGATCAGAGCCCACTGCTGGGAGTGT CCAATGGTACAGCCGCCTGAACGAACCATCACAAGCCCTGGAGAGCTGTTTCGAACCCCGACCCACT CTGGCCGGCTACCCCCAGAACTGCTGGCTTTCTGGACCCATTGTGCCCAGCCACCCCCAAGAGCACTCCGGCGAAGGCCGCCCCTGGAGCCTGAAGAGGAGGCTGCTGAGAGGGAGCTAGTGgctgaggaggaaaggagaaagcctGAGACTCCGAGTGACATTGAG GTCCTGAGGGAGGCCCTGGAGCCCAGTGGGCCCCTCATGGTGTCTGCAG cagagcTCTCCCTAGAAGCGGCTGAGGAGGAGGCCCGCATCAGCCTCGTGCCCCCGGAAGAGCGCTG GGCCTGGGCTGAGGTGGAGCAGCCAGAGGTCCCTGCACTGCCCGTGGTGCCTGAACTCCCTGAAGTACCGGTGGAGATGCCTTTGGAGCTGCCCCTGGAGCCCGAGATGCTCTCACTGGAGGCCGTGCACAG GGCAGTGGCACTGGAGCTGCAGGCCAAGAGGGCCCCTGACTTCAGCAGCCTGGTACCGCCTCTCAGCCCCCGCAGGATGGCTGCCCGGGTCTTCTACCTGCTCCTGG TGCTTGCGGCGCAGCAGATCCTTCACGTGGAACAAGAGAAGCCATACGGGCGCCTTCTGATCCAGCCAGGACCCCGATTCCACTGTGGTTAG
- the REC8 gene encoding meiotic recombination protein REC8 homolog isoform X2: MFYYPSVLQRHTGCFATIWLAATRGSRLVKREYLKVNVVKTCEEILNYVLARVQPPQPGLPRPRFSLYLSAQLQIGVIRVYFQQCQYLVEDIQHILERLHRAQLQIRIDMVEPELPSLLLPNRLTMMETLEDAPDPFFGMMSVDPRLPSPFRIPQIRHLLEAVSPERVLEEIPPEVPPEPRKPERVPVTVVSPEAITLLEAEPIRILHIEGERDLPEISRRELDLLVAEEGEAILLEEPKEEPRALEPEAIVPPLSPTALAELERAVEPLPSEVPAPEELKLAVWEPAVPLPEVTPPLEVRLPPPVSPERRRPPVAPPPRSPPRRRRRRLLFWDKETQISREKFQEQMQIRAHCWECPMVQPPERTITSPGELFRTPTHSGRLPPELLAFWTHCAQPPPRALRRRPPLEPEEEAAERELVAEEERRKPETPSDIEVLREALEPSGPLMVSAELSLEAAEEEARISLVPPEERWAWAEVEQPEVPALPVVPELPEVPVEMPLELPLEPEMLSLEAVHRAVALELQAKRAPDFSSLVPPLSPRRMAARVFYLLLVLAAQQILHVEQEKPYGRLLIQPGPRFHCG, from the exons ATGTTCTACTATCCCAGCGTGCTTCAGCGCCACACCGGCTGCTTCGCCACCATCTG GCTGGCTGCGACGCGCGGCAGCCGGTTGGTGAAGCGCGAATACCTGAAGGTGAACGTGGTGAAGACGTG CGAGGAAATCCTCAATTATGTGCTGGCCCGAGTGCAGCCCCCGCAGCCCGGCCTGCCGCGGCCCCGCTTCTCCCTCTACCTCTCAGCCCAGCTCCAGATCGGCGTGATCCGGGTCTACTTTCAACAATGCCAGTACCTCGTAG AGGACATCCAGCACATCCTCGAGCGCCTGCACCGTGCCCAGCTGCAGATCCGCATTGATATGGTGGAGCCTGAGCT ACCCAGCCTGCTGCTTCCTAACCGCCTGACCATGATGGAGACTCTGGAAGATGCTCCAGACCCCTTCTTTGGGATGATGTCGGTGGATCCCAGACTTCCTAGCCCCTTCAGGATCCCTCAG ATTCGACATCTCTTAGAGGCTGTGAGCCCAGAGAGAGTTCTTGAGGAGATCCCTCCTGAAGTCCCTCCAGAGCCTAGGAAGCCAG AAAGGGTCCCGGTCACTGTGGTGTCTCCCGAGGCCATCACCCTCCTGGAGGCGGAGCCCATACGCATTCTGCACATTGAA GGTGAACGGGACCTCCCAGAGATCAGCCGCCGAGAGTTGGACCTGCTGGTTGCTGAGGAAGGCGAAGCTATCTTGTTAGAGG AGCCCAAGGAGGAGCCCCGGGCCCTGGAGCCGGAAGCCATAGTCCCTCCGCTCTCACCCACAGCTCTTGCAGA GTTGGAAAGGGCAGTAGAGCCCCTTCCAAGCGAGGTCCCAGCCCCTGAGGAGCTGAAGCTGGCAGTCTGGGAGCCTGCGGTCCCACTTCCTG AGGTGACCCCCCCGCTGGAGGTGCGTCTGCCGCCCCCAGTCAGCCCAGAG CGGAGGAGGCCCCCAGTCGCCCCACCTCCAAGGAGTCcacctcgccgccgccgccgccggttACTGTTCTGGGACAAGGAGACTCAGATCTCCCGGGAGAAATTCCAGGAACAAATGCAGATCAGAGCCCACTGCTGGGAGTGT CCAATGGTACAGCCGCCTGAACGAACCATCACAAGCCCTGGAGAGCTGTTTCGAACCCCGACCCACT CTGGCCGGCTACCCCCAGAACTGCTGGCTTTCTGGACCCATTGTGCCCAGCCACCCCCAAGAGCACTCCGGCGAAGGCCGCCCCTGGAGCCTGAAGAGGAGGCTGCTGAGAGGGAGCTAGTGgctgaggaggaaaggagaaagcctGAGACTCCGAGTGACATTGAG GTCCTGAGGGAGGCCCTGGAGCCCAGTGGGCCCCTCATGGTGTCTGCAG agcTCTCCCTAGAAGCGGCTGAGGAGGAGGCCCGCATCAGCCTCGTGCCCCCGGAAGAGCGCTG GGCCTGGGCTGAGGTGGAGCAGCCAGAGGTCCCTGCACTGCCCGTGGTGCCTGAACTCCCTGAAGTACCGGTGGAGATGCCTTTGGAGCTGCCCCTGGAGCCCGAGATGCTCTCACTGGAGGCCGTGCACAG GGCAGTGGCACTGGAGCTGCAGGCCAAGAGGGCCCCTGACTTCAGCAGCCTGGTACCGCCTCTCAGCCCCCGCAGGATGGCTGCCCGGGTCTTCTACCTGCTCCTGG TGCTTGCGGCGCAGCAGATCCTTCACGTGGAACAAGAGAAGCCATACGGGCGCCTTCTGATCCAGCCAGGACCCCGATTCCACTGTGGTTAG